One segment of Zonotrichia albicollis isolate bZonAlb1 chromosome 4, bZonAlb1.hap1, whole genome shotgun sequence DNA contains the following:
- the AVPR1A gene encoding vasopressin V1a receptor yields the protein MRLAGGAGSPRAVPSPGNGSRWRAAEPGGGSSPSPEAWSGSPNGSLGSWDPFGRDEELAKLEIAVLAVTFAVAVVGNGSVLLALRRTPRKASRMHLFIRHLSLADLVVAFFQVLPQLCWEVTHRFHGPDGLCRVVKHLQVFGMFASAYMLVAMTADRYIAVCHPLKTLQQPTKRSYGMIAAAWALSLLLSTPQYFIFSLSEVERGSQVYDCWAHFIMPWGPRAYITWITGGIFIAPVLILIICYGFICYRIWRNVRGKTRPGEAAAAAGGRRAGDEGGPRRGLLLAPCVSNVKTISRAKIRTVKMTFVIVSVYVVCWAPFFTIQMWSVWDQRFPWVDSENTATTVTALLASLNSCCNPWIYMFFSGHLLQDCLQSFPCCQKIKQTLSKEDSNSNSRRQTSFTNNRSPTHSLNTWREMPRSRSSSFIPIPT from the exons ATGCGCCTCGCCGGCGGCGCCGGCTCCCCGCGGGCCGTGCCCTCACCCGGGAATGGCAGCCGGTGGCGGGCGGCGGAGcccggcggcggcagcagcccCAGTCCCGAGGCGTGGTCGGGGTCGCCGAAcggcagcctgggcagctgggaCCCCTTCGGGCGGGACGAGGAGCTGGCGAAGCTGGAGATCGCGGTGCTGGCCGTCACCTTCGCCGTGGCCGTGGTGGGCAACGGCAGCGTGCTGCTGGCGCTGCGGCGCACGCCGCGCAAGGCGTCCCGCATGCACCTCTTCATCCGCCACCTCAGCCTGGCCGACCTGGTGGTGGCCTTCTTCCaggtgctgccccagctctgctgggaggtgaCCCACCGCTTCCACGGCCCCGACGGGCTCTGCCGCGTCGTCAAGCACCTGCAGGTCTTCGGCATGTTCGCCTCGGCGTACATGCTGGTGGCCATGACCGCCGACCGCTACATCGCTGTCTGCCACCCGCTGAAGACGCTGCAGCAGCCCACCAAGCGCTCGTACGGGATGATCGCGGCGGCCTGGGCGCTCAGcctgctgctcagcaccccGCAGTACTTCATCTTCTCCCTCAGCGAAGTGGAGCGCGGCTCGCAGGTCTACGACTGCTGGGCGCACTTCATCATGCCCTGGGGGCCCCGCGCCTACATCACTTGGATCACCGGCGGCATCTTCATCGCGCCTGTCCTCATCCTTATCATCTGCTACGGCTTCATCTGCTACCGCATCTGGCGCAACGTGCGGGGCAAGACGCGCCCGGGggaggcggcagcagcggctggCGGGCGCCGGGCAGGTGATGAAGGTGGCCCGCGACGGGGGCTGCTGCTCGCCCCTTGTGTCAGCAACGTCAAAACCATCTCCCGCGCCAAGATCCGCACCGTCAAGATGACCTTCGTCATCGTCTCGGTGTACGTCGTTTGCTGGGCGCCCTTCTTCACCATCCAGATGTGGTCCGTGTGGGACCAGCGCTTCCCCTGGGTCG atTCTGAAAACACTGCAACTACTGTTACGGCTCTGCTGGCCAGCCTGAACAGTTGCTGTAACCCGTGGATCTACATGTTCTTCAGTGGGCACCTCCTCCAAGACTGCCTACAGAGCTTCCCTTGCTgccaaaaaataaagcaaacgCTGAGTAAAGAAGATTCAAACAGCAATAGCAGGCGACAGACTTCTTTCACCAACAACAGAAGCCCGACCCACAGCCTAAACACGTGGAGGGAGATGCCCCGCTCCAGATCGAGCAGCTTCATCCCCATCCCCACGTGA